Proteins from a genomic interval of Brachybacterium vulturis:
- a CDS encoding ATP-dependent Clp protease ATP-binding subunit, whose protein sequence is MEFQFTTRSQEAVTAAAEKAVELGNPQISSLHLLWALAGQADGIGRAALEKVGAEPGDVIRRSAQAIDALPRASGGSSPTFVGTGFDALEAARREADAAHRTYLSTEHLMIGIALGKDPAARLLTAVAATPRALRDAVQELTTGDDRMTQMDSQHPEGAFQSLEKFGVDLTELAREGQLDPVIGRDGEIRRVVQVLSRRTKNNPVLIGEPGVGKTAVVEGLAQRIVAGDVPDSLRGKRLVSLDLSSMVAGSKYRGEFEERMKAVLDEIRSSDGQIITFIDELHTVVGAGGSGDGSMDAGNMLKPMLARGELRMVGATTLDEYRENIEKDPALERRFQQVLVGEPSVEDTVTILRGLKDKYEAHHKVTITDAALVAAAALSSRYISGRQLPDKAIDLVDEAASRQRMELDSSPEQLDILRRQVDRLKMEELALAGSEDPGSLAQLESVRSQLADRTEQMDELSARWEREKAGLNLVGDLKAQLEQLRMQADRAQRDGDLTAASKILYGDIPALKEQLRDAEEQESDEHSEQQRPMVADHVGPDDIAEVVEAWTGIPSGRLLQGETEKLLQMEQIIGRRLIGQQRAVAEVSDAVRRARAGISDPHRPTGSFLFLGPTGVGKTELAKALAEFLFDDERAMIRIDMSEYGEKHTVSRLVGAPPGYVGYDQGGQLTEAVRRRPYSVVLLDEIEKAHQDVFDVLLQVLDDGRLTDGQGRTVDFRSTIFILTSNLGAVALQDQTLTEKEKHDRVMQVVRASFKPEFLNRLDDIVMFDALDRDELGSIVALQVQEVAERLRERRITLAVEESATRWLAAEGFDPLYGARPLKRLVQKEIGDGLARLILRGEVQDGQSVAVTVDERDHGLRLVVAGDDGEAEPARRE, encoded by the coding sequence GTGGAGTTCCAGTTCACCACCCGGTCACAGGAGGCCGTCACCGCCGCCGCGGAGAAGGCCGTCGAGCTCGGCAATCCTCAGATCAGCTCCCTCCACCTGCTGTGGGCGCTGGCCGGGCAGGCCGACGGCATCGGTCGTGCCGCCCTCGAGAAGGTCGGCGCGGAGCCCGGGGACGTGATCCGCCGCAGCGCCCAGGCGATCGATGCGCTGCCGCGTGCCAGCGGCGGATCGTCCCCCACCTTCGTCGGCACCGGGTTCGACGCCCTCGAAGCGGCCCGCCGGGAGGCGGATGCCGCCCACCGCACCTACCTGTCCACCGAGCATCTGATGATCGGCATCGCGCTCGGCAAGGACCCGGCCGCCCGACTGCTCACCGCGGTCGCTGCGACACCGAGAGCCCTGCGCGATGCCGTCCAGGAACTGACCACAGGAGATGACCGCATGACCCAGATGGATTCCCAGCACCCCGAGGGCGCCTTCCAGAGCCTCGAGAAGTTCGGCGTCGACCTCACCGAGCTGGCCCGGGAGGGTCAGCTGGACCCGGTGATCGGCCGCGACGGCGAGATCCGCCGCGTGGTGCAGGTGCTCTCGCGCCGCACCAAGAACAACCCCGTGCTGATCGGTGAGCCGGGAGTCGGCAAGACCGCCGTGGTGGAGGGGCTGGCACAGCGGATCGTCGCGGGCGACGTCCCGGACTCCCTGCGCGGCAAGCGCCTGGTCTCTCTCGATCTGTCCTCGATGGTCGCCGGCTCGAAGTACCGCGGCGAGTTCGAGGAGCGGATGAAGGCCGTGCTCGACGAGATCCGCAGCAGCGACGGTCAGATCATCACCTTCATCGACGAGCTGCACACCGTGGTCGGAGCCGGCGGCTCCGGCGACGGTTCGATGGACGCCGGCAACATGCTCAAGCCCATGCTCGCCCGCGGCGAGCTGCGGATGGTCGGCGCCACCACCCTGGACGAGTACCGCGAGAACATCGAGAAGGACCCCGCGCTCGAGCGGCGCTTCCAGCAGGTGCTGGTGGGCGAGCCCAGCGTCGAGGACACGGTGACGATCCTGCGCGGTCTCAAGGACAAGTACGAGGCCCACCACAAGGTCACCATCACCGATGCCGCGCTGGTGGCGGCCGCGGCCCTGTCCTCGCGCTATATCTCCGGCCGGCAGCTGCCGGACAAGGCCATCGACCTGGTCGACGAGGCGGCCTCTCGTCAGCGCATGGAGCTGGACTCCTCGCCCGAGCAGCTGGACATCCTGCGCCGCCAGGTGGATCGGCTGAAGATGGAGGAGCTCGCGCTCGCCGGCAGCGAGGACCCGGGCAGCCTCGCCCAGCTGGAGTCCGTGCGCTCGCAGCTGGCCGACCGGACCGAGCAGATGGACGAGCTCTCTGCCCGCTGGGAGCGGGAGAAGGCCGGCCTGAACCTCGTCGGCGATCTCAAGGCGCAGCTCGAGCAGCTCCGCATGCAGGCCGATCGGGCGCAGCGTGACGGTGATCTGACCGCCGCCTCCAAGATCCTGTACGGGGACATCCCGGCGCTCAAGGAGCAGCTGCGCGATGCGGAGGAGCAGGAGTCCGACGAGCACAGCGAGCAGCAGCGGCCGATGGTCGCCGATCACGTGGGGCCCGATGACATCGCCGAGGTGGTCGAGGCCTGGACCGGGATCCCGTCCGGCCGGCTGCTGCAGGGCGAGACCGAGAAGCTGCTGCAGATGGAGCAGATCATCGGTCGGCGCCTGATCGGTCAGCAGCGGGCGGTCGCCGAGGTCTCGGACGCCGTGCGCCGGGCCCGGGCGGGGATCTCGGATCCGCACCGCCCCACCGGCTCCTTCCTGTTCCTCGGACCCACGGGCGTGGGCAAGACCGAGCTCGCCAAGGCCCTGGCCGAGTTCCTCTTCGACGACGAGCGGGCCATGATCCGCATCGACATGTCCGAGTACGGCGAGAAGCACACCGTCTCCCGGCTGGTCGGCGCGCCTCCGGGATATGTGGGCTACGACCAGGGCGGGCAGCTCACCGAGGCGGTGCGGCGCAGGCCGTACTCGGTGGTGCTGCTCGACGAGATCGAGAAGGCGCACCAGGACGTGTTCGACGTGCTGCTGCAGGTGCTCGACGACGGTCGGCTCACCGACGGTCAGGGACGGACCGTGGACTTCCGCTCCACGATCTTCATCCTCACCTCGAACCTCGGGGCCGTCGCCCTGCAGGACCAGACCCTCACCGAGAAGGAGAAGCACGATCGGGTGATGCAGGTGGTGCGGGCCTCGTTCAAGCCGGAGTTCCTCAACCGCCTGGACGACATCGTCATGTTCGACGCCCTGGATCGGGACGAGCTGGGCAGCATCGTCGCGCTGCAGGTCCAGGAGGTCGCCGAGCGTCTGCGGGAGCGCCGCATCACGCTGGCCGTGGAGGAGTCCGCCACCCGCTGGCTCGCTGCGGAGGGCTTCGACCCGCTGTACGGGGCGCGTCCGCTCAAGCGCCTGGTGCAGAAGGAGATCGGCGACGGTCTCGCCCGGCTGATCCTGCGCGGCGAGGTGCAGGACGGGCAGAGCGTCGCGGTCACCGTCGATGAGCGGGACCACGGCCTGCGGCTGGTCGTGGCCGGGGACGACGGCGAGGCGGAGCCCGCCCGGCGGGAGTGA